gatgtatgtgagtataacagtacTCATATGGCACGCAAaaccctgagaaaaaatccaaccaggaagtgggaaatctgaggtttgcagtttttcaactctttgcctatccaagatacagtggaaatttggtccgattgcacttcctacggcttccactagatgtcaacagtatttagaaccttgtttgaggcttctactgtgaagggggagagaatgagagctgtttcaaccagaggtctggcagagtgccatgagctcagtctcgcaCGCACCCGTGAGAGtaagctgcgttccattgcatttctaaagacaaaggaattctccggttaaaacattattgaagatttatgttaaaaacatcctaaagattgattctatacatcgtttgacatgtttctacaaactataacggaactttttgacttttcgtctggacctagtgctcgcgcctcatgaatttggatttgtgacccaaacgcgtgaacaaaaaggaggtatttggacataaattgactttatcgaacaaaacaaacatttattgtggaactgggattcctgggagtgcattctgatgaagatcatcaaaagtaagtgaatatttataatgctttttctgacggatgctctgaggacacggctaggtatgccgtctgggccggcagccttgcgaggattaacatTCTTAAATGTAtaactcacgtcggccacggagaacgagagccacATTGATGGCACTGTTATAtactcaaagcgggcaaagaatgtgtttagcttgtccaggaacaagatgtcggtgtccgcgacgtggctggttttccctttgaaatccgggattgtctgtagaccctgccacatttgtcttgtgtctgagccattaaATTGCAAACCCACTTTTTCTCTgcactgacattttgcttgtttgattgccttacggagggaataattacactgtttctgttcaaccatattcccagtcaccttgctatggttaaatgcggtggttcgcgctttcagttttgcccaaatgctgccatctatccacgttttttggtttgggtagATTTGAATAgtcagtgggaacaacatcccctatacacttcctgatgaacgcAATCACcgtgtctgtgtatatgtcaatgttactctgaggcaacccggaacatatcccagtcctcgtgatcaaaacaatcttgaagcatggattctgattggtcagaccagcgttgaatagaccttagcacaggtacttcccgTTTGAGTTTCTGCATATaggaagggaaagagggggagggtgtAACAATGGTCAAGAGTTTTTGTagcgcgagtactacaggcaatgtgttggtagaacatcagaccaaaagacagatttccaccagtctaatgtccattgctcgtgtttcttggcccaagcaagtctcttattcttattggtgtccttaagtcgtagtttcttagcagcaattcgaccacgaaggcctgattcacgcagtctcctctgaacagttgatgttgagatgtgtctgttgcttgaactctgtgaaacatttatctgggctgcaatttctgaggctggtaactctaatgaacttattctctgcagcagaggcaactctgggtcttccgatcctgtggcggtcctcgtgagagccagtttcatcattgcgcttaatggtttttgcaactgcacttgaagcaactttcaaagttcttgaaattttccgaattgactgaccttcatgtcttaaagtaatgatggaccgtcgtttctctttgcttatttgatctgttcttgccataatatggatttggtattttaccaaacagggccatcttctgtataccacacctaccttgtcacaacacaactgattggctcaaacacattaagaaggaaagaaattccacaaatgaacttttatcaaggcacacctgttaattgaaatgcattccaggtgactacttcatgaagctgattgagagagtgtgcagagctgtcatcaaggcacagggtggctactttgaagaatctcaaatataaaatatattttgatttgtttaacacttttttcttaaaacccttgaatgagtaagtgtgtccaaacgtttgactggtactgtatctgcaTATCTAAAATCCTTCTATGTGGATGGGACATTTCTGTTGGGATGGAGGAATTATCTGAAATGTTGaactagatgatcaggacagtctaggGTACTATTTGCCTGAAGAAGTGAAGTATTGCGACGAGATATACGACTGTTTATGATTCTAATTCTCAAGAGGAAACTTAAAACCCTCAGCACTGAGGTCACTGAGGAGGACCTACAGTGATAGGGCCATCGTCTGAACGcgactgacatacagtacatctagaTTTTGGCCACTGGCCAGCAGAGCGGGATTTCTACGAGCCTGGGTAACATTCAGGTCCTGCTGTGGCATGCGATGTTTACAAAGGCAAAATTTCATTACGGTGTTAGGCTAGTTTGGCACATTTTCTACTCGCCATTTCACTGCTGTACCAGGCTAGTTTGGCACATTGTCTACTAGCCCAGTCTGAAAGGTACTAGCCTCAGGCTATCTTAATTTCCATTCCTGCTGACATTTACAACTGACTTCACAGGTCATCTGATTAGTCTTGTACAACAGATGCACTCGTGGAACAAAACCATAGGTGTCTTGTATGGGAAAACATTGACCCCACAAGTCCTTTGTCAACTAGCTATCCAGCTACTTAACGTTAGCTCACCGTTCGTGTAGTCACACTTTTCCAAGTGGTGACataatagctaatgttagcccacCAGGGCAGGGATATTTAGTTaacgtttagctagctagttacttcaCCTCATTGTTCGTGTAGTCAGACTTTTCCCCAGACCCCACGGGTGGTGACATGCTAGCTAGTCCAACAGAGCAGGGATATTTAACGTTAGCGCTAATGGTTACCATGTCACTGCCTGTCGGGAAAGTCCGGCTCCACCACGGTGAGATATGgtacaacgttagctagctaacattagctaatgtaGCCAACTAGCCAACCAAGGTGCCTAACTAGCTAAGCCAACAGGCAATATTTAGATAGCTACATCCCTGCCCTGGTTGGataactttagctagcatgtCACCACGTGAAAAAATATGACTACACAAACCGTgagctaacgttggctaacttAGGTCACAAAGGACTTGTCAATAATAAAAGGTCACAACAGTCATTATGCTAGCCTATGCTGATTGTATTTTTACTTGTAAGGAAGGTAATGTGTGTTGCACACATCAGTACAGTCAGTGGTTATCTAGCTCATTTTAAAAAACATCTAGCTAACCACAAATctttgacctaaccaaaatagcttGTTAGCAGCTAGCATACAAGGCTTAAGTTATCACATAGCTCCAGCATCGCCTCTCACTTACCGAGTTCGAAAAATGAGAAAATACACGTGTGCTTATCGGAGTGGTGGTTGCAATCCGGTACATAGCACAGAACCCTCCTTGCTTCTGATCAACGGAGAGACCTAagattagctagttagctacaaagGCCAGGGTAATTTAAAAAAGTATAGTACTGTAATTGAAAAATGCtacggtagctagctaggtaaattgAAAAATGCTTAACAAGAATACACACAATATCAATTATTTACACGAGACACTAAAAAGGCTATAATATCTACTTGCTTGGTTACTTGTCATGAGAGTTTGCATGGAGGAATGTGGAGGTTTAACTTACCCTGCGCCTTGAGTGAATACGTCAAAGCTTGCAACAGGATGTGTAGTAGTTCTGTATGATAGCTACATTATCCttgccaaaaataactaactgaaagccacacccccaatAAGCCAGGAATATGACAGCATTGAGGCATGTGTCACTGTGTATTTCACTTGTTCATATAGCAAACAAGAAATCTCATAATCCAGTGACTTTAACAGTCAACACACTAATAATTTTGCGGTAATtagtttaaaataaaaacattttctctcagcctcatggcaaaatgtgtagaatagtgttacgttccccagtttctgtgttgtggttttgtttgtatgtgtgtgtgtgtgtttcaggatggcttcctgaaatttccccaagcagctgattggtcggccccattgctAATTGGAGCTGACCACGCCCTCTCGTCAAAGGATACAGCTGTCTGTAATTACAGACTCCTTCAGAAGCtagaaaagccagtgttcctttgttaggagaGAGCTGAGGGTTATAgcctgtgttggttgtttctcagatAGAACTGAGGGTTATAgcctgtgttggttgtttctcagatAGAGAGGAGATTTGCTATGTCCTATGTTGGTTGTTGCTGAGAGAGCTGATTAGTATGTCCTGTGTGTCAATAGAATGCAGGTTTTTTTTGGATTATTGACattgtttgtattattctgtttaattttttccaaggggggaaggggaaggtgCTTAGGTAAGAGGCCTGCTggcatacataacccgtagtattgaatctgtctatgcacactaggtaagacctgggtggaccaccccctgtattttggttagcataccaggtggtgctaaaaattaggtaagtagtgggtaggcaggtaaggtagaagaGGGGGCCTTGAcgtttactttctttgctttggttccgtccagccccatTTCCCAAAATTTACCATGTAAAGGAATAAATTCCCAGTAAATGTTAAATTCTCTGCCTTTtagtcatccttactcgcacctacaatcCCATACCTCTTTTGCTCCACGGGGAGTTTAGttgcagggtgttgcgttccctcttcctagaTGCGTACGTAACATaatgggggctcatccgggatccTTTAACCCCACCGGTTTAACAATGATGTGCATTGCTACTCGATACCCAGAGGCTGTTCTTCTCCAGACTATAACGGCTAAGACTGTGGTGAAGGCACTAGTGAAGTTCTTCTCTACGTTTGGACTCCCTAAAGTAATCCAAACTGATCAGGGAATCAACTCTGTCAAAACATTTCTCAAACGTGTTAAAGACGCTGTGTATTTCCCATCAGGTCTCCAGTCTGTATCATCCGGAGAGTCGAGGGGCCCTCGAATGCTGGCATCAGACGCTAAAGGAAATGTTACGCAAGTATTGCATGGATACCAGTACCGATTGGGATGAGGGGGTGCCCTTTGTCCTATTTGCTATCAGGGAAACAATACAGGAGTACTTAGGATTCAGCCCTGCTGACCTTGTGTTTGGACACACCCCACGGAGTCCGCTAAAAGTTTTGGAGGAGCATATCCTATCTCCTACACCCAGTAGCGCCCCTATAAATGTTGGATTATGTCAGTAAGATGTGGGAGAGACTGCACGCAGCATGTGCGTTAGCCCAAAAGTCTCTTCATCTCAAGCGCGTGAAGTTGCATTATGACAAAAAGGCTGTTGGCTGTTCTTTTGCACCGGGGGATCAAGTTTTAGTTTTGTTGCCAATCCCTGGCTCATCTCTGTCGGCACGTTTTTCTGGGCCGTATCTTGTGGAAAAGAAACTCAGTGACACCAATTATGTGATTAAGACCCCCGATCGTATGCGTTCTTCCCGTGTGTCATGTTAACATGCTGAAAGCATTTTATGTGCGTGATACTCCAGACAGCTGCTCAGGTAAGCCGGTCCAGCCCGCTGTCTCCAGTGTGGCTGCGGTGCTGAAGCCTGGCTGGGACCTAGAGGAGGATAAGGACGGGTTGGCGTTACGCCATACGTTACAGCAGTGTGAGCGCTGATGTAATTCGGAGATGCTGAAAGTTACCCTCTCAAATGGTACATTTGGATAACAATCAAACTAATGATCTTATCCTATTGATAAATGGTTTTCTCTGTTTCAGGACGTTCCAAGTCGCACGTCCGTCTTGGAACATGATGTGGATGTGGGGAACGCTGCTCCTATACGTCAGCATCTGTACTGGGTTAACATTAAGAAAAGGGAGGTAATGAAAAGTGAGGTAGCTTATTTATTACAGCATGACATGGCAAAACCCAGTAATAGCTCCTGGAGTTCCCCATGTATGTCCCGCTTATGTACGGACTATCGTTGTGTAAATGCAGTTACAAAGTCTGATTATTTTCCTCTACCTTACTTGGATGACTGCACTGTTAGAATTGGCTCTGCTGCTTACGTTAGATTTGCTAAAAAGTTATTGGCAGGTGTCTCTGACCTCTCGAGCTTCTGACATCTCGGCTTTCGTTACGCCTGATAACTTCGTACAAAACACTGATGCCCTTTTGAATGTTTAATGCACCTGCTACTTTTCAGCGCCTTTTTTGTCGCAAATGTGTCAAATTGTACTGCTGACCTAGACGATGTAATTCATTCGTCTATTTGGTCTGATCATCTCGCCACTTTTAACCCTCAATTTGGCCAAGTGTGAGTTTGGGAAGGCTACAGTGACTTAGGGAAACAAGTGGGACGAGGTCAAGTGCGCCCAGTAACTGGCAAATGGAAGCAATTGTTGTTTTTCCAGCTCCCACGACTCGCCGCCAGTTGCACAGATTCCTGGGGATGGTAGGGTACATTTTGTAAGAGTAACTCCCCTTACGTCTCTGCTTAGTCCCAAGGTACCATTTAAGTGGTCCCAGGACTGTAACTATGCTTTTGAGTCGGCTAAAGCGCTACTTTGTAGTGCCCCAGTGCTTGCCGCCCCCAACTTTGACAAACCTTTTAAGTTGGAGGTAGACGCTAGTATAGTGGGGGTGGGTGCAGTTCTCTTTCAGGAAGAGGGAGTGGATTGGCCCGTCAGTTTCTTCTCCCGTAAGTTCAACTCGTGTTAGTCAAGGTACTACAACATTGAACAAGAGAAACTGACGGGCCAATATTGCTTTATTGCTAGCTTTACTGGCTTTATTGCTAGCCTTAAAGTTCTTTGAAGTATATTTaggctccagtgccttgcctaTACTGGTCTTCACGGACCATAATCCTTTGGCGTTTTTGAAGCAAATGTACAATCAGAACCACCGCCTTATGCGGTGGGCTCTGATTGTACAAGGATACAATGTACAGATAAAGTATGTGAAGGGCTCGGCGAATGTGGTTGCCGACACTCTATCACGGGTTTAGTAACTGGGGATGCGTTAGGTTTTGTTACTGCAAACTGTATGTTTGCATGTTTTGTGGTGggcgtgttacgttccccagtttctgtgttgtggttttgtttgtatgtgtatttcaggatggcttcctgaaattcccccaagcagctgattggtcggccccattgctaattggagctgaccccgccctctcgtcaaAGGATACAGCTGTCTGTAATTACAGACTCCTTCAGAAGCTAGAAAAGCCAGTGTTTGTTAGGAGAGAGCTGAGGGTTatatcctgtgttggttgtttctcagatAGAGCTGAGGGTTatatcctgtgttggttgtttctcagatAGAGGAGATTTGCTATGTCCTATGTTGGTTGTTGCTGAGAGAGCTGATTAGTATGTCCTGTGTGTCAATAGAATGCAGGTTTTTTGGATTATTGACATTGTTAAtattctgtttaatttgttccgaaggggaaggcacctagggagtgcttacgCAAGAGGCCTGCTGGCATACATAGTATTgaatctgtctatgcacactaggtcaGACCTGGGCGGGCCACCCCCTATATTTTGGTTAGcccaccaggtggtgctaaaagctaggtaagtagtgggtaggcaggtatgGTAGAAGAGGGGGCTTTGACAtctactttctttgctttggttccgtccagcccctttgcCAAATTTACCATGTGAAGGAATACATTCCCAGTAAACTGTAAATTCTCTGcctttttgtcatccttactcgcacctacaatcacatacctcttttgctccacggggagttgagatgttgcgttccctcttcctagaTGCGTACGTAACaaatagcatgagatgagctatacAACTGTACATTTGTCACTTTGCCCGATATCGAAGGGGGGGAGGCACCCACATTTCTGCAGGCCCACCCACCAATGAATTTCGGGCTACGTCTCTGCTTCCAACATAATTGAATAGGAAGTATAAACTAACatcctattagctagaaaggtaactccaaacacattttcgcTAATAgcagctggttaaacaaaggttagccatgtgttggcaaaaatataTGTCCAAGTTAAGAAAGcagatactccagtgagtgtaatttgctcaatattaggagttgagaaataaagctGACATCATTAGAGAGAAGATATTCTTATGTTATACAGCATGTATCCAATTCAAAATGCGTTTATTCTGTTGCTAGAGCTATTCAGAAaaacattaaatatatatattctacttTTTCACAATATATATTTTAGCGGACCCCTTGCAGTACCTCCGCAGGCCCcaggttgaatacccctgctctagagTAGTCGAGACGCCCGCATGAGAATAATATATTGACGTAAAACAGCCACATGATGTCGCAAGTATGCCTCTGCACTTCATGACATCGTGAGTTCATGCACTGAAAATGAATTATTGTCTTGGCAAGATATAATTAGTGTAGCTTGCTAAAGTGACGTTCATTGCTTTATACATACTATTATTGTAACactatatatttatatctataCTTCATTGtataatatatttttcaaaataatattttcgTTAAAGAGTATCCCTGCCCACAAGAGAAATAGCCTTTATGACAGTTTGGATGGAGTAGACCAACTGACAAAAGTTATGACAGAGTTTGGATAGAAACAAATCTATGTCGGTAGGCTAACTGATGAACAGCTATACacaaaatacagtacagtgcaaaCAAGACTGTGTAAACATGAATAATCGCAGGAGACTGGTTTGGTGTGTGTATCAATGGAGGTGCTGGGGCCCAGTTTTGCTTATTTAAATCTTAGCCACCCAAGATGTATTGGcaatttcatttacacaacagtGAGAATGAAACTACTACTGTAAATCTTGTAAATCAAATATTGCAAATTGTAGGCTAAGGagtgaaacatttggatttgatttatttttgtttctctAATACATGTTAAAGTTTGTAAAATATTCTGTCACTAATTGgtcaaattacattttttccaGTCAATTTGAAAACCATTAGCCCTATATGTGGCCAAACAAAATACAATCATGAGGGTGACATGATGTTCtaaaattatttcaatttatttgtGAACTGTTTGAAACTTGAAATCATTTGTAACAGTTCGAGGGACTGTGTCCAGGGCCAATGTTTTTCTACGCAAATGTCCACCTGCGAGTTGGCCCTCTCATTGGTTGAAACCACAGTCAGATTCCTGCACAACATTATCTGATTGAAAATCAGGGAGGGGAGCAAAGGAAAGAGAGCAGCAAGTGTGATGTCTTACAGTGGTTTGGATTCTGACTTTTGCGAAAGGATTTTAGGAAATATTTATTCTTCGACAGATTGGATGATGTTTTAAGACTGGGGAAATAATTAACCTAGCCTATATAATAAGAGCACTATCCTCCCTACTTCTTATAAACAAACGGTAAGTAGGCTACAGCAGGTGCATAATACTATAACGAATATTCCCTGTTGCCTATTATTAGAAATATTGATAATTCGAAAAATTAAAATGGATCCATGTAGGCTATAATGGAATTAATGCATTTTACAATTAGCTTATCCAAGTCAGTGATGCTTTAAACGTAATTAGCCTAACATATGCTTTTGGAACGAAACTTTTTTAAAGTTCTGTATTTTACAGCATTATATTTCAAGATACATACATAGTTAAAACGATAACTGAAAAAGACCTACTGATAGATCATTGGACCTCACAGCATATTATGGAAATGAATGAGTGGACAAGTGTGAAAATATTTGGCTATTTTATGTttcaaatatttacatttaaaacATGAGTGTTAACATACAGTTAAACAACCTACCTTAACTGAATTAACACATATGACACAATGTGTCTAAGAATTATGTAatggtaattacatttttgtttcccTCGCTCAGATACGCTCCATCAAATATGTTATATCAGCCTAATTAAACATCTTGAAAGTTCACAGACTAATAAACTGTACATTATAAAAATGTTAGGCCTAGCCTAAAACATTTTGAGTTGTCTATAAGCATTTATCATAATATTTTTTTCCAACAGCGTTGTCATGCCACGATCCTTTTTGGTGAAAAACAAGAGGTGCGCATCTTACAATGTGCACCGCTCTCATGAAGACGAAGTCGAACCGAGGGAACCTGAATTTACAAGTAAGAATGTCAAGATTATCATAGCGACACATCAAGACTTTCACAATTGTATAACGACACGTGTATAATGATTTGCCAGTTATTTAATCAATTGTAGTTTATAATGAATCAATTGACATAGTGACAATGCCATGTTTAGATTTCCTGGTTATTTTTTCACTTCCCTGACCATCATAGActagtatttttttaattatctgATTAAATGAAAGCTAttgctaaaaataaataataatgtataaATATTTGACTTGAGAAAAGTGAATCCATAATGATGCGTTGCAGCATACAGTGGGACTTTTATAATGTTATGTTAAACATCATCAtagaaaatacattacatttgagGACAGATGCAACACCTGATGGACTAGAAAAAGTATCTCAAAAGCAAGGGAAATATGCTTGGACTGTTATTGATGCTTGGATTTGTCAGTGCATTCATGGAGTTATTGAAATTAACTGGTTAGGGCGGGTTTCACGGATATACAAAAGAGACATTATTCTGAAGGATTCTAAGACTTCAGTCTACACTgtacatttatgtacatatttacaGACAAAATATTTGAACTTTATGTTGACACTCAATTAATCCTATTTGCAATTGTGACTTGACAGGTGTGATCTCGTCAGAACCACAGAGTCCAGAGTCTCCAGTCAGGCCTCAGTCAGTGGGTCAGCCCTCCCCTCCTGAACCAGACCTCTATTCTTATATTAAACATGAGCAGGAGCCTGAACGCCCAGTCCCCTCTTACCCTAAGCCAACAGGACAGCCGGTTGCCCCTGCTCCACGACCATACTACTTATCAGGTGGGAGACCCTCCAACTGGGCTGGGATGTTGTGAAGGGATGACATGATGTCCCCAAAAAAATTGTTGGGAAtagaatagaaaagagtagaaccaTATTGGTCCTAAATGGGACAACATATGATTCAGAAACTTTTTCAGAGGAAGTGTTCATTGACTCAATCATCTTACTCCGTTTACCCTCAGAGGCTCACATGGCAGAGTTCCCTCCCTTCTACAAACCCTCCTATGCCTGGGACTCTGTACCTGCGCCCTATGACCTCCGTCAGATGGGCCCCCCCCCCTACCTCCTGCAGCACGCCAGCAGCCTGTACGGGGCTCAAGTCAGCCACAGCACTGAGCCACAGCAACCTCTAGACTGCAGCACACACTACTCCCTCACCTCTGACACTTATCACTGCATCACCTGTGACAAGGTACGTATGCAGGAGTGGAGTCACAGCTTTCTCTTTACGCTGTGAGACTGACAATAGCTAATGGGCCTATACAAAATTAAACTGCCACAACACACAGCATACAGAGATTTCACAAAGCCACCAGAGGGAAAGTTGTGCATGTGGTCTCATATCCCTATTAAAAACATCACATGTAGTCTTTTCAATTCATCAGTCTCTAAATTAACATCGACATTGTGACTAGCAGGTTGATAACTCCCCTGTCCTCCTCTGCGACGGCAGGTGTTCTCAACCCCTCATGGTCTCGAGGTTCATGTCAGACGCTCCCACAGCGGGACCAGACCATTCGGCTGCAGCATCTGCAGGAAAACCTTTGGCCACGGCGTCAGTCTGGAGCAACACATGAACGTCCACTCACAGGTACCCACAATGCACTGTTAGAGATGGTTAAGGAaacaagacagacaaacagatatGTGGAATCTGGCACAGTTCCCAAATTGCCCTAAGTTCTTTGTGTACTTCCATGGAAAAGTAGCCCAAGGTACTTTCATGAGAATTATAATATTTGAAATGTGATGTTAAAATCACTCTTGTTGcagagcaggaaatgcaaacttgtagtgtattcaaggtttaaaaaggcacctagcctcccgagtggcgcagcagtctaaggcactgcatcgcagtgcttgaggcgtcactacagacccgggttcgatcccaggctgtgttgccgTGACTGGGAGACATATGAGGCAGCGCACAGATGGCCCAGCGtcttctgggttaggggagggtttaccggccgggatgtccttgtcccatcgcgctctagcgacatTGTTGCCGCTgggttccgggttaagcgagcagtgcggcttggcagggtcgtgttttgaagcacgcatggctctcgaccttcgcctctcccgagtccgtatgcgagttgcagcgatgggacaagactgtaactgccaattggataccacaaaattggggaggtttaaaaaaaaataggttAAAGAAAAAGGtatctaaagtttgtaatttccacttaaaaatgtcagacttgatttgccataAAGATAATTGATCAACCCCCACAACAAATATCCATAAAAaattatccacataataattctcatttcctgttgctgcaggattattttcctgctgtaacaaactggctcaaattaagatcctacatctgtacctgtTTCTTTAAACAAAGGAAAGAAGTTTTGAATGCAAGATGTGTGGAAAGACATTCAAGcgctcctccaccctctccacccaTCTACTCATCCACTCAGACACCAGGCCCTACCCCTGTCAGTACTGTGGAAAGAGATTCCACCAGAAGTCAGACATGAAGAAACACACCTACATCCACacaggtgaggagagaagagcatCCACATAGCACCAAAGTTAGGGATCCAATTACTTATGAGTCTATTGTAATTTCTCAGAAAACTAAAAGACAACTTTAGCAATTGCCTCACTCTATAGTTCTCTGCTTTCTAGGTGCTGTTAACATTAATTGTTTCCAAGAGTAATAACTACTGATaaatcaaaaaaagaaacttaAACAAATGTTCATCTGATTTGCATATCTGGTTATCCTACTTTGCCGAGGCCTCTGTGAAAGGAACTCTGTGCAGGCAGAATATGTCTCAAATGAATGTTCGACAAATCTGAACAATGGCACAATTCTTTCCTCCCAGTCATTGATACTGACTTCAGCTCTAcagcacataaactcagcaaaaaaagaaatgtcctctcactgtcaactgtgtttgttttcagtaaacttaacatgtgtaaatatttgtatgaccataacaagattcaacaactgagacataaactgaacaagttccacagacatgtgactaacagaaattgaataatgtgtccctgaacaagggggggtcaaaatcaaaagtaacagtcagtatctggtgtggccaccagctgcattaagtactgcagtgcaactCCTCCTccttacccactcttccaccaaggcacctgcaagttcctggacatttctggggggaatgaccctagcctTCAccatccgatccaacaggtcccagacgtgctcaatgggattgagatccaggctcttcgctggccatggcagaacactgacattcctgtcttgcaggaaatcacacacagaacgagcagtatggctggtggcattgtcatgctggagggtcatgtcaagatgagcctgcaagaagggtaccacatgaggggggaggatgtcttccctgtaacgcacagtgttgagattgcctgc
This portion of the Salvelinus sp. IW2-2015 linkage group LG4q.1:29, ASM291031v2, whole genome shotgun sequence genome encodes:
- the LOC111961560 gene encoding zinc finger protein Gfi-1b isoform X1, giving the protein MPRSFLVKNKRCASYNVHRSHEDEVEPREPEFTSVISSEPQSPESPVRPQSVGQPSPPEPDLYSYIKHEQEPERPVPSYPKPTGQPVAPAPRPYYLSEAHMAEFPPFYKPSYAWDSVPAPYDLRQMGPPPYLLQHASSLYGAQVSHSTEPQQPLDCSTHYSLTSDTYHCITCDKVFSTPHGLEVHVRRSHSGTRPFGCSICRKTFGHGVSLEQHMNVHSQERSFECKMCGKTFKRSSTLSTHLLIHSDTRPYPCQYCGKRFHQKSDMKKHTYIHTGEKPHKCQVCGKAFSQSSNLITHSRKHTGFKPFGCEICAKGFQRKVDLRRHHESQHGLK
- the LOC111961560 gene encoding zinc finger protein Gfi-1b isoform X2; its protein translation is MPRSFLVKNKRCASYNVHRSHEDEVEPREPEFTSVISSEPQSPESPVRPQSVGQPSPPEPDLYSYIKHEQEPERPVPSYPKPTGQPVAPAPRPYYLSEAHMAEFPPFYKPSYAWDSVPAPYDLRQMGPPPYLLQHASSLYGAQVSHSTEPQQPLDCSTHYSLTSDTYHCITCDKVFSTPHGLEVHVRRSHSGTRPFGCSICRKTFGHGVSLEQHMNVHSQVRSPTNARCVARRSARALTSSHTVVNTQASSPLAVRSVPRASNARWTSADTMRANMA